One segment of Leuconostoc lactis DNA contains the following:
- a CDS encoding DUF6508 domain-containing protein, protein MQAFDFEKNIAVLASAKGQPIPWPSGPYPAYSVDILALAQSYFKSAEYDRNFDRTLRQHGFHEGVPEAVVAEIAATSEDYDLVRAVLSAIIRGEKYTPGMWQVLVENGILLDLMTRAYQLKQKSEIKS, encoded by the coding sequence ATGCAAGCATTTGACTTTGAAAAAAATATTGCCGTATTGGCATCAGCTAAAGGCCAACCAATTCCCTGGCCATCTGGCCCATATCCAGCCTATTCAGTTGATATTTTGGCACTCGCGCAAAGTTACTTTAAGTCAGCGGAATATGATCGTAATTTTGACCGCACATTGCGACAACATGGTTTTCATGAAGGTGTGCCAGAGGCTGTTGTTGCAGAGATTGCCGCCACGTCAGAAGACTATGATTTAGTACGTGCCGTGTTGTCAGCAATCATTCGCGGGGAAAAATACACGCCAGGAATGTGGCAGGTTTTAGTGGAAAATGGGATTTTACTTGATCTCATGACACGGGCCTATCAGTTAAAGCAAAAAAGTGAAATAAAGTCTTGA
- a CDS encoding S1C family serine protease encodes MVDKSLTKIIITGAIAGVLGGGAMLYGQRGLEDVQQSQQKVTTKADKTVTIAKDATATSAYNKVSDAVVSVLNFSQAGKNSFQEASEGSGVIYKKSGDTAYVVTNNHVINGAAQIQVMLHDGQKVTATLVGKDAMTDLAVLKIAADKVTTTAAFGDSNKIQVGQKVLAIGSPLGAQYASSVTEGIISAKKRLVESSSEDGQNYGGSTVIQTDAAINPGNSGGPLINFAGQVIGINSMKLSSSASGTSVEGMGFAIPSNQVVDIVNKLVKYGQVTRPAIGIGLVELSAVTVDDQKSLLKIPDTVKGGVVVMSLTPNGPAAKAGIQKYDVITGIDGKTVTGQADLREELYKHDLDDTVTITYYHQAEKKTVKVKLTQKLGS; translated from the coding sequence ATGGTGGATAAATCATTAACAAAAATTATCATAACTGGCGCAATTGCTGGTGTTCTTGGTGGTGGGGCGATGTTGTATGGGCAGCGTGGTTTGGAAGACGTACAACAATCACAGCAAAAAGTGACAACCAAGGCCGATAAGACGGTGACAATTGCCAAGGATGCGACAGCGACATCAGCTTATAATAAAGTGTCAGATGCGGTTGTTTCTGTGTTGAATTTCTCCCAAGCGGGGAAAAATTCTTTTCAAGAAGCGTCTGAAGGCTCCGGCGTGATTTACAAGAAGTCTGGGGATACGGCCTATGTGGTGACAAATAATCACGTGATTAACGGGGCAGCCCAAATTCAAGTGATGTTACATGATGGGCAAAAAGTGACGGCTACGTTGGTTGGAAAAGATGCCATGACGGATTTAGCGGTGTTAAAGATCGCGGCCGATAAGGTTACCACAACGGCAGCATTTGGTGATTCCAATAAAATTCAGGTGGGTCAGAAAGTCTTGGCTATTGGCTCACCGTTAGGCGCACAATACGCCTCATCGGTCACAGAAGGGATTATTTCGGCTAAGAAGCGTTTGGTGGAATCTTCTTCTGAAGATGGGCAAAATTATGGAGGTTCAACGGTTATTCAAACCGATGCGGCCATTAACCCTGGTAATTCCGGTGGTCCATTAATCAATTTTGCTGGCCAAGTGATTGGTATCAACTCAATGAAACTCTCTTCATCTGCTTCAGGCACGAGTGTTGAAGGCATGGGATTTGCTATTCCGTCAAATCAAGTGGTGGATATTGTCAATAAGTTGGTCAAGTATGGCCAAGTGACGCGTCCAGCTATTGGGATTGGATTAGTTGAATTATCAGCTGTGACTGTTGATGACCAAAAGTCATTGTTGAAGATTCCGGATACAGTTAAGGGCGGCGTTGTTGTCATGAGTTTGACCCCTAATGGACCAGCGGCTAAGGCTGGTATTCAGAAATACGATGTGATTACTGGGATTGATGGTAAAACAGTGACTGGGCAAGCTGACTTGCGTGAAGAACTGTATAAGCATGATCTCGATGATACGGTCACAATCACTTATTATCACCAAGCAGAGAAAAAGACTGTTAAAGTTAAATTAACACAAAAATTAGGAAGTTAA
- a CDS encoding AI-2E family transporter: MFPNPKLKQLFFWTIELLALSLLVYIVSGFDFLMRPIQVFISTVFAPLVVAGFLYYILKPLVSLIQKIKIRGKVMPHQVAVVITFLGFLAMIVGALVVLVPTLIQEITNLVNALPSFVNDAQRIATEVVKSEWFDALHLSVDVEQVKTAVGKYAGSFLTVTAGTLGTVASTVTTVTINLVTIPVILFYMLSDGNRLVPAIQKLFPARHAETISELTTKMDTTIEKYISGQAIEMGFVGASMAIGYLLIGQPYAWLLGIVAGITNIVPYLGPWIGVVPALIIASTQSWKQVVLVLIVMTIVQQLDGNFIYPNVIGKSLAIYPLTIMILLMVAGNLWGIVGMILIVPVYAILRVVVQFAAELFILTKSK; the protein is encoded by the coding sequence ATGTTTCCAAATCCTAAGTTAAAGCAACTCTTTTTTTGGACAATTGAATTATTAGCGCTATCACTGCTGGTGTATATCGTCTCTGGCTTTGACTTTTTGATGCGCCCGATTCAGGTTTTCATTTCGACGGTCTTTGCACCTTTGGTGGTCGCTGGTTTTCTGTATTATATTTTAAAGCCACTGGTCTCACTGATTCAAAAAATAAAAATCCGTGGTAAAGTGATGCCACATCAAGTAGCTGTCGTCATCACATTTTTGGGATTTTTAGCCATGATTGTCGGGGCGCTAGTTGTGTTGGTGCCAACATTAATTCAAGAAATAACGAATTTAGTGAACGCTTTGCCAAGCTTTGTGAATGATGCGCAACGCATCGCGACAGAAGTCGTGAAGAGTGAATGGTTTGATGCGCTTCACTTGTCAGTTGATGTGGAACAAGTTAAAACAGCGGTGGGCAAATACGCCGGTTCGTTTTTGACGGTAACTGCTGGGACGCTCGGCACTGTTGCTTCAACGGTCACAACGGTCACGATCAATTTGGTCACGATTCCAGTCATTTTATTTTATATGTTAAGCGATGGGAATCGCTTGGTGCCCGCCATTCAAAAACTATTTCCTGCACGGCACGCGGAAACAATTTCAGAACTCACCACAAAGATGGATACGACGATTGAAAAATATATTTCCGGACAAGCAATTGAAATGGGCTTCGTTGGTGCCTCAATGGCCATTGGTTATCTCTTAATTGGACAACCTTATGCTTGGTTGCTCGGAATTGTTGCCGGCATTACGAATATTGTGCCTTACCTTGGACCGTGGATTGGTGTGGTGCCAGCCCTCATTATTGCCAGCACACAATCTTGGAAACAAGTGGTGTTGGTGTTGATTGTCATGACGATTGTGCAACAATTGGATGGGAACTTCATTTATCCAAATGTGATTGGTAAAAGTTTGGCGATTTATCCGTTAACGATTATGATTTTATTGATGGTTGCAGGTAACTTGTGGGGCATTGTTGGTATGATTTTGATTGTGCCAGTTTATGCCATCTTACGCGTTGTGGTACAGTTTGCTGCTGAGTTGTTTATACTGACAAAAAGTAAGTAA
- the rlmD gene encoding 23S rRNA (uracil(1939)-C(5))-methyltransferase RlmD, which produces MTENTNKKRAYAQKARPTTGKKPYYGKKFDPRRQDRRQATGDGVDVRIGQNFPLTIKRLGINGEGIGYFKRKIVFVPGVLPDEVAVVKVTDVQPKYIAAKVLKIREKSPNRVTPRDEYADEVGGFELEHMTYPAQLAFKKDVIAQALEKFQPRGWTDYDLRDTIGMANPYEYRNKAQFPVRKIGDKLSVGMYKRSSHDLVDLPVVHTQDPATMKVLRTVRDLLDKLSVSIYNEDKNRGTVKTIVARASHTTGEVQLTFVTNTDGFPGDAALIEAINQALPEVTGIFQNFNPGRTSIVWGEETIKLWGKDYIEETIMGKTFQLSPRAFMQLNYTQMTVVYNEALAALDLTHADKLVDAYAGVGTIGLSLADKVGEVRGMEIIPEAVDDANINAEINHITNAKYEIGTAEELFPKWQAEGWIADALVVDPPRTGLDTALRREILRTKPEKFVYISCNASTLARDLVDLTQAYQVEYIQSIDMFPQTARWEGVVKLTRRD; this is translated from the coding sequence ATGACAGAAAATACAAACAAAAAACGGGCTTATGCACAAAAAGCACGGCCAACAACCGGCAAAAAGCCCTATTACGGCAAAAAATTTGATCCCCGTCGACAAGATCGTCGCCAAGCAACTGGTGATGGGGTCGACGTGCGCATTGGTCAAAATTTCCCACTAACAATTAAGCGTTTAGGGATTAACGGCGAAGGTATCGGCTACTTCAAGCGTAAAATCGTTTTCGTCCCTGGGGTTTTACCTGATGAAGTCGCAGTCGTTAAGGTAACCGATGTCCAACCCAAATACATCGCAGCTAAAGTGCTCAAAATCCGTGAAAAGTCCCCTAATCGGGTAACCCCACGCGATGAATACGCAGATGAAGTCGGTGGCTTTGAACTAGAACACATGACTTATCCAGCACAATTAGCCTTCAAAAAAGACGTGATTGCCCAAGCCCTGGAAAAGTTCCAACCACGCGGCTGGACTGATTATGACTTACGCGATACCATTGGTATGGCAAACCCCTATGAGTATCGCAACAAAGCGCAATTCCCTGTGCGAAAAATTGGCGATAAGCTGAGCGTGGGGATGTATAAGCGCAGCAGTCATGATTTGGTTGATTTGCCTGTTGTGCACACGCAAGATCCAGCAACCATGAAAGTGTTGCGGACAGTACGTGATTTGCTTGATAAATTATCCGTTTCCATTTATAACGAAGATAAAAATCGCGGGACTGTCAAAACCATTGTCGCGCGTGCGTCACATACAACCGGTGAAGTCCAATTAACATTTGTCACAAACACTGACGGCTTCCCCGGTGATGCCGCTTTAATTGAAGCCATTAACCAAGCACTCCCCGAGGTCACGGGTATTTTCCAAAACTTTAATCCTGGCCGAACAAGCATTGTTTGGGGTGAGGAAACCATCAAATTATGGGGTAAAGATTACATCGAAGAAACGATTATGGGCAAGACTTTTCAGTTGTCACCCCGTGCCTTCATGCAATTAAACTACACCCAAATGACCGTTGTTTATAACGAGGCCCTTGCCGCACTTGATTTGACTCATGCAGATAAACTCGTGGATGCTTATGCTGGTGTTGGCACAATTGGGCTGAGTTTGGCAGATAAGGTCGGTGAAGTACGCGGTATGGAAATCATTCCAGAAGCCGTTGATGATGCCAACATTAACGCTGAAATCAATCACATCACTAATGCCAAATATGAAATTGGTACGGCAGAAGAACTCTTTCCAAAATGGCAAGCAGAAGGTTGGATCGCTGATGCCCTCGTGGTGGATCCACCACGCACTGGTTTAGATACCGCCTTGCGTCGTGAAATTCTACGGACCAAGCCAGAAAAGTTTGTGTATATTTCTTGCAACGCGTCAACCTTAGCACGAGATTTAGTTGATCTCACCCAAGCTTATCAAGTTGAATACATTCAAAGTATCGATATGTTCCCGCAAACTGCCCGTTGGGAAGGCGTCGTGAAGTTAACACGCCGTGATTAA
- a CDS encoding PadR family transcriptional regulator: MKQNRSSQMLKGILQGMMLIILSRKPDYGYGISKQMNDYGLEDIPKGTIYPLLAAMERRGLIMGKMQPSQEGPDRKYYYVTPAGEAEKQAFLLEWDILANVVNRMIDGGRKNEHESND, translated from the coding sequence ATGAAGCAAAATAGGTCGAGTCAAATGTTGAAAGGCATTCTACAAGGGATGATGCTCATTATTTTGTCACGAAAACCTGATTATGGCTATGGCATTAGTAAGCAAATGAATGACTACGGCCTAGAAGATATTCCAAAAGGGACAATTTATCCACTATTAGCTGCAATGGAAAGGCGTGGATTAATTATGGGGAAAATGCAACCGTCGCAAGAAGGTCCAGACCGTAAGTATTACTATGTGACACCAGCTGGGGAAGCTGAAAAGCAGGCATTTCTTTTGGAGTGGGATATCTTAGCAAATGTCGTTAATCGCATGATTGATGGGGGGAGAAAAAATGAACACGAATCAAATGATTGA
- the rlmH gene encoding 23S rRNA (pseudouridine(1915)-N(3))-methyltransferase RlmH — protein sequence MNIKIITVGKLKEDYLKAGIAEYTKRLSRFAKTTIIELTDEKTPDKASEAQNQQILMKEGARIQEKIGARDFVIVLAIEGKQLPSEAFAQKLADVTLAGYSDITFIIGGSLGLDPTIKQRANMKMSFGLLTLPHQLMRLVLVEQIYRAFMIQQGSPYHK from the coding sequence ATGAACATTAAAATTATCACTGTTGGTAAGTTAAAAGAAGACTACTTGAAAGCCGGAATTGCGGAATATACGAAGCGATTATCACGTTTTGCTAAAACGACCATTATCGAATTAACTGATGAGAAAACACCGGATAAAGCGAGTGAAGCCCAGAATCAACAAATTCTCATGAAAGAAGGGGCACGGATTCAAGAAAAAATTGGGGCACGTGATTTTGTGATTGTGTTAGCGATTGAAGGCAAGCAATTACCCTCAGAGGCGTTTGCGCAAAAACTAGCAGATGTCACCTTAGCGGGTTATTCAGACATCACGTTTATTATTGGTGGCTCGCTAGGGCTTGATCCTACGATCAAGCAACGCGCCAATATGAAAATGAGTTTTGGTCTATTGACGCTACCACATCAATTAATGCGCTTGGTGTTGGTTGAACAAATTTATCGGGCCTTTATGATTCAACAAGGCTCTCCGTACCATAAATAA
- a CDS encoding AAA family ATPase, with amino-acid sequence MANNNFFDDPFGSDMNEIFNNMMGNMNGFNTENRRYLINGQEVTPEQFAEYRQTGKLPQSTQQGQVAGNGRMAAQQPGQVKQEGILMKLGRNLTAEAREGMLDPVIGRNKEIQETAEILGRRTKNNPVLVGDAGVGKTAVVEGLAQAIVNGDVPAAIKDKEIFSIDISSLEAGTQYRGAFEENIQNLMKEVKAAGNIILFFDEIHQILGAGSTGGEDGGKGLADIIKPALSRGEISVIGATTQDEYRNTIMKNAALARRFNEVTVNAPSAKDTLEILKGIASLYEKHHHVELPEPVLKAAVDYSIQYIPQRSLPDKAIDLLDMTAAHLSAKNPVTDKVSLEKQLAEAKEKQEKAVADEDFEAALMHKNKIADLEKEIAGADKATKVVATTNDVAESVERLTGIPVSQMGASDIERLKTIGSRLAGKVIGQDEAVNMVARAIRRNRAGFDEGNRPIGSFLFVGPTGVGKTELAKQLALDMFGSKENIIRLDMSEYSDLTAVSKLIGTTAGYVGYDDNSNTLTEKVRRNPYSIVLLDEIEKANPQVLTLLLQVMDDGRLTDGQGNVVNFKNTVIIATSNAGFSDKSEGELMDRLAPYFRPEFLNRFNGVIEFSALTKTDLKHIVNLMLDDVNETLAKKDITLTVTDAAKEYLIEQGYDEAMGARPLRRVIEQQIRDQVTDFYLENPEEKHLRADLVDDKLIISALTDDDVVNEDEQLREASDAEADKGEANKGEARKGKDHKGKSDKKK; translated from the coding sequence ATGGCAAATAACAACTTTTTCGATGATCCATTCGGATCTGACATGAACGAAATTTTTAACAACATGATGGGTAACATGAACGGTTTCAACACTGAAAACCGTCGTTACTTGATCAACGGACAAGAAGTGACACCTGAACAATTTGCAGAATATCGTCAAACTGGTAAGTTGCCACAAAGCACACAACAAGGACAAGTTGCTGGGAACGGTCGCATGGCTGCACAACAACCTGGACAAGTTAAGCAAGAAGGCATCTTGATGAAGCTTGGTCGTAACTTGACGGCTGAAGCGCGTGAAGGTATGCTTGATCCAGTTATTGGTCGTAACAAAGAAATTCAAGAAACAGCTGAAATCCTTGGTCGTCGTACAAAGAACAACCCAGTATTGGTTGGTGATGCTGGTGTTGGTAAGACAGCAGTTGTTGAAGGTTTGGCACAAGCCATTGTGAATGGTGATGTCCCAGCCGCAATTAAGGACAAGGAAATCTTCTCAATTGATATTTCAAGTCTTGAAGCTGGTACACAATACCGTGGTGCCTTTGAAGAAAACATCCAAAACTTGATGAAGGAAGTTAAGGCTGCCGGTAACATCATCTTGTTCTTTGACGAAATCCACCAAATCCTAGGTGCCGGTTCAACTGGCGGTGAAGATGGCGGTAAGGGATTGGCTGATATCATCAAGCCAGCTTTGAGCCGTGGTGAAATTTCAGTTATTGGTGCGACAACACAAGACGAATACCGTAACACAATCATGAAGAATGCCGCATTGGCACGTCGTTTCAATGAAGTAACGGTTAATGCGCCATCAGCAAAGGATACATTGGAAATTCTTAAGGGTATTGCGTCATTGTATGAAAAGCACCACCATGTTGAATTGCCAGAACCAGTATTGAAGGCTGCAGTTGACTATTCAATTCAATACATTCCACAACGCTCATTGCCAGATAAGGCCATTGATTTGTTGGATATGACAGCTGCGCACTTGAGTGCTAAGAACCCTGTTACAGATAAGGTAAGTCTTGAAAAGCAACTTGCTGAAGCTAAGGAAAAGCAAGAAAAGGCTGTTGCTGACGAAGACTTCGAAGCTGCTTTGATGCACAAGAACAAGATTGCCGATTTGGAAAAGGAAATTGCTGGCGCAGACAAGGCAACTAAGGTTGTTGCAACAACAAACGATGTGGCTGAATCTGTTGAACGTTTGACTGGTATCCCAGTATCACAAATGGGTGCTTCAGATATCGAACGTTTGAAGACAATCGGTTCACGTTTGGCTGGTAAGGTTATTGGTCAAGATGAAGCGGTTAACATGGTGGCACGTGCCATCCGTCGTAACCGTGCCGGATTTGACGAAGGTAACCGTCCAATCGGTAGCTTCCTATTTGTCGGTCCTACTGGTGTGGGTAAGACAGAATTGGCTAAGCAACTAGCCCTTGATATGTTTGGTTCAAAGGAAAACATCATCCGCTTGGATATGTCAGAATACTCAGACTTGACAGCCGTATCAAAGTTGATTGGTACAACAGCCGGTTACGTTGGTTATGACGACAACAGCAACACATTGACTGAAAAGGTACGTCGTAATCCATATTCAATTGTCCTATTGGATGAAATTGAAAAGGCTAACCCACAAGTTTTGACATTGTTGTTGCAAGTCATGGATGATGGTCGTTTGACTGATGGTCAAGGTAACGTTGTGAACTTCAAGAACACAGTGATTATCGCAACATCAAACGCTGGCTTCTCAGACAAGAGCGAAGGTGAATTAATGGACCGTTTGGCACCATACTTCCGTCCAGAATTCTTGAACCGATTTAACGGTGTGATCGAATTCTCAGCTTTGACAAAGACAGATTTGAAGCACATTGTGAACTTGATGTTGGACGATGTGAACGAAACATTGGCTAAGAAGGACATCACGTTGACAGTGACTGATGCCGCCAAGGAATACTTGATTGAACAAGGCTATGATGAAGCAATGGGTGCACGTCCACTTCGTCGCGTGATCGAACAACAAATCCGTGATCAAGTGACGGACTTCTACCTTGAAAATCCTGAAGAAAAGCACTTGCGTGCTGACTTAGTTGACGACAAGTTGATCATTTCTGCTTTGACTGACGATGATGTCGTGAATGAAGATGAACAACTTCGTGAAGCTTCAGATGCTGAAGCCGATAAGGGCGAAGCTAACAAGGGTGAAGCTCGTAAGGGCAAGGATCACAAAGGCAAGTCTGATAAGAAGAAGTAA
- the mutY gene encoding A/G-specific adenine glycosylase: protein MEFWSEETIENFRRTLLDWYDREGRATLPWRVDHDPYRVMVSEIMLQQTQVDTVLPYYERFMQALPTVQDLARAPEAQVLKLWEGLGYYSRARNLQKAARFVVDDLHGHWPESADDLQVLPGVGPYTSAAIASISFGEVVPAVDGNAYRVFSRLLKIDADIAQPKSRKIFYDAILPIVDPDRPGDFNQAIMDLGSSYMTAKNPNSEDSPVRAFNAAYRDGVEMAYPVKTKKQKPVKQLYMATVSEKDGRLLFEKRPDTGLLSGFWTFPLEEIQSIEQIVGEQLHIKPIVHVFTHRRWEIWLVKRDLPLTDNRQYLTPDQWQHLSLPTVQHKLLNALEE, encoded by the coding sequence ATGGAATTTTGGTCAGAAGAAACAATTGAAAATTTTCGTCGCACATTACTGGATTGGTATGACCGTGAGGGACGTGCGACATTACCTTGGCGTGTGGATCATGACCCTTATCGGGTTATGGTATCAGAAATCATGTTGCAACAAACCCAAGTGGATACTGTCTTACCATATTATGAACGGTTTATGCAGGCCTTACCAACGGTACAGGATTTAGCACGTGCGCCAGAAGCACAAGTTTTAAAGCTTTGGGAAGGTCTGGGCTATTATTCACGGGCGCGTAACTTACAAAAAGCAGCGCGTTTTGTTGTGGATGATTTACATGGGCATTGGCCGGAAAGTGCTGATGATCTGCAAGTCTTACCAGGTGTTGGCCCTTATACGTCAGCAGCCATTGCTTCGATTAGCTTTGGCGAAGTCGTACCGGCTGTGGATGGCAATGCTTATCGCGTGTTCAGTCGTTTACTAAAAATTGACGCCGATATTGCGCAACCAAAATCGCGAAAGATTTTTTACGATGCTATCTTGCCGATTGTTGATCCTGATCGACCAGGCGACTTTAACCAAGCTATTATGGATCTTGGCTCAAGTTATATGACAGCTAAAAATCCTAACAGTGAGGATTCACCGGTGCGGGCCTTTAACGCAGCCTATCGCGATGGTGTGGAAATGGCGTATCCGGTTAAAACAAAGAAGCAGAAGCCAGTTAAACAGCTGTATATGGCAACCGTTTCAGAAAAAGATGGCCGCCTACTCTTTGAAAAACGACCAGATACTGGTTTGTTATCGGGTTTTTGGACTTTCCCGTTGGAAGAAATTCAAAGCATTGAGCAAATTGTCGGTGAACAGCTACACATTAAACCTATTGTGCACGTCTTTACACATCGTCGGTGGGAAATTTGGCTTGTGAAACGAGATTTGCCATTAACTGATAATCGGCAATACTTGACGCCTGACCAGTGGCAGCACCTATCACTGCCCACAGTACAACACAAATTACTGAATGCGTTGGAGGAATAA
- the yycH gene encoding two-component system activity regulator YycH translates to MRNKPFLLQQTILNVLLVLAIGASVVLSAFTFKSFGPTETASQSATQQSNQQLIQVFRPTQYIITQANGQQHVVLKTDSKQVKTIRNALMSARFSDAQTTTVSTQRIEKILRTKSSLVLRYPDVIPIDYFNTRYNQQVERQKALNFDYFVLALDQSNNGYFVNTKKRQITTVKVGRLDDDDVWRMVNQLPKHTAVNFKTQQGRAELNYAQSFKLPVYSYLVNRRDPKMYVSALLGTMNQIVMTEDGDKTIYTNKLNHQKVTYDPEWETITFEDNNVKNKLPKSYLERLNLSFAQINLLQLNLTDTRFFESQNLGQSVTYRTYVEGFPVYFQSESGAIHIDMSQNGHQTSTYSLNELGVPVPNNQPDVTLPSTADVLKQLRDAGVKPSDYNFITPGYEWLINKDSQAAVNMVPTWMIETPDGWHSVTAYIAAKANQS, encoded by the coding sequence ATGCGGAATAAACCATTTCTTCTCCAACAAACCATTTTGAATGTGCTCTTGGTCCTTGCGATTGGCGCCTCAGTTGTTTTGAGCGCCTTTACTTTTAAGTCTTTTGGACCAACGGAAACGGCCAGCCAATCCGCAACGCAGCAATCCAACCAGCAGCTCATTCAGGTTTTTCGGCCAACGCAGTATATTATTACCCAAGCCAATGGCCAGCAACATGTTGTTCTAAAGACCGATTCAAAACAAGTTAAAACAATTAGAAACGCACTGATGTCAGCGCGTTTTTCCGATGCGCAAACAACCACGGTCAGTACGCAGCGGATAGAAAAGATTTTAAGGACCAAAAGTAGCCTAGTGTTACGTTATCCGGATGTGATCCCAATTGATTATTTCAATACACGTTATAATCAACAAGTTGAACGCCAGAAAGCGCTTAACTTTGATTACTTTGTTTTGGCACTTGATCAGTCTAATAATGGTTATTTTGTGAATACTAAAAAGCGACAGATCACCACGGTTAAGGTCGGGCGATTGGATGATGATGACGTTTGGCGCATGGTGAATCAGCTCCCTAAACATACTGCGGTTAATTTTAAAACACAGCAAGGACGTGCCGAGTTAAACTACGCGCAATCGTTTAAGCTACCGGTCTATTCTTATCTTGTGAACCGACGCGACCCCAAAATGTATGTTTCTGCATTACTGGGCACGATGAATCAGATCGTGATGACCGAAGATGGCGATAAAACGATTTACACCAACAAATTAAACCATCAAAAAGTCACGTATGATCCTGAGTGGGAAACGATCACCTTTGAGGACAATAACGTTAAAAATAAGTTACCGAAATCATATCTTGAGCGCTTGAATTTGAGTTTTGCACAAATCAACTTATTACAACTTAACTTAACCGATACGCGTTTTTTTGAAAGTCAGAATCTTGGCCAATCAGTGACCTATCGGACATATGTCGAAGGCTTTCCGGTTTATTTCCAATCAGAAAGTGGGGCGATTCATATTGATATGTCACAAAATGGGCATCAGACCAGTACCTATTCGCTCAATGAATTAGGCGTACCAGTACCTAATAATCAGCCAGATGTTACCTTGCCGTCAACCGCTGATGTCTTAAAGCAATTGCGTGATGCAGGCGTCAAGCCAAGCGATTATAACTTTATTACGCCAGGTTATGAATGGCTGATTAATAAAGATAGCCAAGCCGCGGTCAACATGGTGCCAACTTGGATGATTGAGACGCCAGATGGTTGGCACAGTGTCACAGCCTATATAGCAGCAAAAGCTAATCAATCGTGA
- the yycI gene encoding two-component system regulatory protein YycI — translation MQFKRITVLMLILFVLLDIFLFNWWQAGRVAPIQVADANANIILEMRKQNIKLPSFSTTIKYKSYLAAQHAKKSEIIRLPSDLATTTAGDAEALVGEFRTAKGLKPRDGEPTSLSPNVIAYDAGYRYNPILTANKSNGDKVYSQVVNGLPVMTDPATMVFHYDKNGKPTNVVKRQLINSQKLRDDRPLISEEEAIVALYRYNELDSGDRLSEGYLYYDKILTVNGYDIYLPVWAFEAHSGRDKYILKINAFTGDNLSV, via the coding sequence ATGCAATTTAAACGTATTACCGTGCTCATGTTGATTTTGTTTGTTTTGCTGGACATTTTCCTATTTAATTGGTGGCAGGCTGGCCGTGTCGCACCGATTCAAGTTGCGGACGCTAACGCAAATATTATTTTGGAGATGAGAAAGCAAAATATTAAGTTGCCGAGTTTTAGCACAACGATTAAGTATAAAAGCTATCTGGCTGCGCAACATGCTAAAAAATCAGAAATTATCCGCTTGCCAAGTGATCTCGCGACAACAACGGCAGGCGATGCGGAAGCGTTGGTTGGCGAATTCCGCACAGCTAAAGGGCTGAAACCACGCGATGGTGAGCCAACAAGCCTATCGCCCAACGTGATTGCTTATGATGCGGGTTACCGCTATAATCCGATTTTAACCGCCAATAAGTCGAATGGGGATAAGGTCTATTCTCAAGTCGTCAATGGTCTACCGGTGATGACGGATCCAGCCACAATGGTTTTTCACTATGATAAAAATGGCAAGCCAACCAACGTGGTGAAACGGCAGTTAATCAATAGTCAAAAGCTCCGTGATGACCGACCACTTATTTCGGAAGAAGAGGCGATTGTTGCGCTGTACCGATATAATGAATTGGATAGTGGGGATCGTTTATCTGAGGGCTACTTGTACTATGATAAAATATTAACGGTGAATGGTTATGATATTTATCTGCCAGTTTGGGCGTTTGAAGCACATAGTGGTCGTGATAAATATATTTTAAAGATTAATGCCTTTACTGGGGATAACTTATCGGTATAA